AGCCTTGAAATAAACAATGGAGACCCACACAGTGCAAATGTCActctctcctttttctgtctttcacaaATTTCCCAGCACCAATGTCTACAACCCTGCCCACCTTCTTGTTATTCTTTTTCAATCAATGTGGAATATATTTTGATGGGAAAGGTCTGGTTTTACAGTTAGAAGAGTTTGCAAAATAAACTTACAGATGCTAGGGAGGGCCTTGCTACAGCTGGCTCTGCCCAGAGCCTTGGGGCATGTACTGACTTCATGGGGGACTCCACACCCTGAGGCCTGCGCTGGGGTGGCTCTTTCATCTTCTGTTATAGTGAGATACTCATGGCAATAAGGTAGCAGAATTTGTAAGTTATTTTGGATACTATTAAATTTGGAAAACAATAGGTTCAAATGGCACTGGGTACTAACAGGTAACGAAGGGGACACTGTAACTTAGGGACAAATTTTTCATCGATAAGAAAGATGTAGCACCATGAACCcgtacacagaagaaaacaaactaagagcTCAGTCAAGACGGAGAAGACATTTACATGGTCCCAGGGTCAAAGGGTCCGCACAAAGGCCCTGAGACTCCACTACCCCACAGTGCAGCCCCGCCCACCCTGATTCACTCTTCCAAGGGACGACCCTGTGAAAAGAAGGGTGCAAGGCATCGCTCTGTGGCACGTCTGAGAGTCATATAAAAATAACTCGTATAGTGCAGTTTAAAGTTGGCCTATAAAACTTGAACGCAACAGTGCATAAAGTCTATAAACAGAATACACTGAAAAACTACTTCCCTTGCCAAAGTAATAAAATCATCCCTAGGCAATGCCTGGGAAGGAAATGTGAACCTCTGAAATAATCTCCACAGGGCTTAGAAATATCAGTTCTTCTGGACATTTACTGTTGCTTAGAGACACCCATCTCTCTCGGAAAGTCTGGCCAGATTAGATGAGGAGAGCACCGCTCACTACTGGCGTGGGCGGTGTCTCTCAACACATCAGCTGGGACTCCCTATCTTCGTCCCTTTCTTTGGTCCACAAAGGGCGGTCCAGTCAAAGGAGATCTTGGGGAATTTGGTCTACATGTTCCTGTCTCCAGCCACTAAGCATGGCCAGAGGGCACAGCAGTCACCTCTTTTAAGATCACGAGGCAGGCTGCAGGCACACAGAAACAATATGTTCACACTACACTGGCCTCTCTCCACTTTTAATACTACACGGAAGCTGCTCTTCTCTCAGAAGGCAATGGCTACTCTTAACCACCTGAACTGTTTGGAGCAGGCTCCAACCGTTGCTCCACCTTGTCTAGCCCAATGAGACCAAGTTGAGAGGCTGGGGCCTTTTATTCAGCCAGGATCGCGAGTCTGCAGTCTGGCTCTTCTGTATGGCACATTCATCATTAGATGGGGGAGGAGAAGTAACTTGGCAATGAAGGAGATAGGATCTGCTGTCAAGCTTCAAGAGTACATAATCATTACCCCGTTTGGGAGGGTTTATGACAACGAACTACTTTAATCCTCGGTCctatttgttactttttttttttctggcagagTGCATGAGAAAGATGAAGGATTTGCATAGCCAGGTTTAGAAATTTCTTGTTGGTTGTTTTAACATCACAGTACGAGAAAGGCAAACATGGATATCCGCCTCCTGTGTCTACGCACCGGGCTTCTGAATACACACTGAACCATCAGGTGGGTGCTCTGAGGCATAAGCTAGAGCAGCCCACTTTGCTGGAAGCAGAGGCTTCTGTGACCTACAGCACTGGAGGATGGAAGAGCTGTTCAGGTGATGTGTTCAAAAGgaaccagcccccccccccccaaaaaaaagctgCCACAAACCCTCTCAGTGAGAGACTTttctgagaatattttttttttctgagtaacgAAAGAAATCCCAGAACTATCAGGGTCATGAATATTAGTTATTACCACACACTTAAAGCATCTTGTTCAACACGAAAATAAAACTTTGGAAAAACTTCTTAAAGAGTCTATTTAATAAATAACTTTGATTTAAGGAACCACTTTATGCAAAACTTGAATACATTACTGAAAACTCCACAGGCTGtggaataattaaaaacaaaaagaattactCACAGGAGATACTcagttattttattatcattttccaaacaggtaaaaaaaattccctccccattttttgaaaactttttatttttccctttttttttttttttgctcttgctGCTCTGGATGTCACGGGATGAAACATGCTTTCAGGAGGAGAGGCTGGCTCCAGTGAAGGTGAGACCCATCTCCTGCGCTCTCTGAGGGGAAGCAGGTGCTTTCTCCTGTTTTAGGGCTATGAGGGGCTGGTCTAAAGCTCTCACAGGTATGAAAGTATTGTTTCATTAGCGAGGATTTTACCCATCTTCTCCGTATTTCCTGGAAGCAAGCTTGCTCTTTAGTGAGGCAGGCTAGCCCCTCGGTGTCCTTGGTCAAGAACAGTGGTCTGCAGAGGTAATCTTGAAGGAAGAGGCTGCATATTGCTGCTCAAAATAGGGTAGCTAAggacacattattattattttttttaattttcctcaaGAAATATAGGAGGCACCAAAAAGGAGACTGCTCAGAGATTGGGCTGCTCCCTCAATGTGGCATGGAGCCAGGAGCAGGGCCACCTGCCCCGTGAAGGGTCTCCACCAGCAGAGAGCCCTTTAACCTGGCTGAACCCTGACAGATGCAGGTGGAATAGGGGTAGTTTCCTCCCGGCCCTCTCCCAGCCCCTACCAGGCTGGGTTCAAAGCAGCCCTCTTTGGGGCCGACACAGTGACCAAGGGGTCAATTCTGTCCCCTCCTCTGGGGCACGGATGTGATATCACCTCCTAAGGGACCCTCCAGCGACAGTCCACTGTACACATGTCTTCAAAGGAGACACGAGCAGCCTGTCACTCTGGCTCATAGGTGGGCCAATACGAGCATGAGTTCAGGACCCTGCTTTTTTGCACCCCCAAGTGTCTCTGGGAAGCTCCTGTCACAGGAGCTGCTCTGCACTGGAGCGATCGCTACACCTCACCGTGCCCTGAGAGGTAGGTTGTCCGGTGCCCATTCTGTGGTGGCCCGCGGCTTGGATGGCAGTGTGAATGTTGCTCGAGCCGGGGGCTGTGGGAGGATTTGCTTATGAGATGGAGCTGGGGAGTCCTAAGGGGCCAGCGTCAGCGGGTAGCAAAGTGCCTGCTGGAGGTCTTCCGGGACCCAGGTGGGAAGGACATGGGAGCCGCAGAGGGGGCTCCCCTCAGGCCTGGCTGCGCGTTTGTTTCTAAACCCTGCGTGCTACCAACTGCACGCATGTGACCGCTACTTGGAAGAGGTCAGTCCCTAggttggggagggggaagcaTGTAACACAACTCCCTTCTAAAAACAAAGGGCTgcgattttctttatttctcgTATAGAGGAACAAAAATACTCTTGCAATGGCTATTGAGTTTCCACAGGTACGAGGCAGATGCTAGGCTAGCACACCCACTTCCAACAGTATGACTTGTTTCCTATCCGTCTACTACCTGAGTGGCATCAGTGTAGGTTCAGGCACCATTAGGAACGTTTGACCAAACACATACACGGCACTGACCGAGGAGGAGGCGCCGGCCCTTCGGCTGACCAGagcaagttaaaaaaaagacCCACAGGATGGAAAAGCAGTCTCGGGCGGCTCAGGGCCGCGCAGCGCGCGCCTCGCGCCGCCGCCGCAGCTCCTCGCGGTAGCAGTAGGAGCAGAAGTGCTCGGTCTCGGCGCGCCCGTAGAACGCGCAGTTCTCTCGCTGGCAGCGCCGTTGAGCGGGCCCGGGGCCACCGCGGCCACACTCTGCGTTCGAGCGCGTGGCCGGAGCGTCAGCATCGGCGAACTCCAGGCCGTCGCGGGCCGCGCCGAAGCCGTTGCTGTAGGTCTGCGACTTGTGCTCCGCGGGCCCCGGGGAGTCCGCTCCGCCGGGCGCCAGAGACTCCACCGTGTTGACCGTACGCAAGGCGCCGCGCGCTGGGCTGTAGCTCTGGGACCAGAGCGAGCGGTTCTGTTGCGGGTAGGTGGCGCACGGTCGCAGCGCGCCCACGGCCGGCGCGCACGCCTCGTCCCGGGCCGCCTGTACGTGAATGACGCTTTGGCGCGCGGGCGCGGGTGGGCTGCGGCCTGGGGCCGGGCCACCCGTGCCGGTTCCTGCGCGACGCGCGCCACCGCCCGGGCCCGGGGACGCCGCGCCACCCGCCGCCCGCGTCGCCCGCGCGTTCGCGCTAGATCCCGGACTCGGCCGCTCCTTGAGCTTGAGCACCAGCTGCGTGGGCGGCGCGGCTGGCGGGCCCGGCGAGGCGCGCTCCGGGCCTGGCGTCCCCTCAGCCTCGGGCCTGCGCGCCGGTCGCTTGGTTGTGGCGGTGGCCGTGGCCGTGGTGCTGGCTGCCGCCGCAGCGTCCCGGCGCCGCTGCTCCTGCTCCGCGCTAAAGCGCTCCTGTGCGCTGGTCAGGTAGTAGCCGATCATCTCCTCGTGGAACTGGTGCCTGTGGCTGGTGAGCAGCAGGCCAGCGAAGATGAACTTGCGCTCGCCCTGCATGGCGGCGCGCAGGATGTTGAGGCTCAGCTTCACGTCCGTGCTGTACTTCCAGGCGTCGCCCCTTGGCCCGCTGCCCTTGTCGGCCGGCGACGTTCCCGCCGCCTTGTCCGTGGGCGACGGCGTGGTCTTCTCCGAGGGCGAGGTGCTAGCCGACGCTCCCGATTCCTCTTTACTGCCCTTGCGCGACTTGGACTTCTTCTCCTTGCTGCGCTCGGCGCTGTCGCCGTTCTTGCCATTGGCAGAGTTGGCGCGACCCATTTTACCGTGCACCAGGCCGCCCAGCCCGCCCATGTTTTTCTTCAGCTTGATGCCCAGCGTCTTGCTGAAGCTGCCCAGCTTGTTGGCCACGGAGTCTGCGCGCGTCTTGTCCTTGTCCTTGCgctgtttctccttctccttgtccTTACCGTTCTTGCCATTATTGCTGTTGGAATTGCTGCACACAGAATCGCGGTCCGAGTCCAGTGATTCGGCCAGGGACTGCACATCCTCCCCTGCTGAGGCTGTTGGAGACTCTGGCTGTGCAAGGGGAGCCTGTGGAGAGgcaaggcaggaaaggaaggcC
This DNA window, taken from Chionomys nivalis chromosome 23, mChiNiv1.1, whole genome shotgun sequence, encodes the following:
- the Otud7a gene encoding OTU domain-containing protein 7A isoform X1; its protein translation is MVSSLLPNPPSAECWAALLHDPMTLDMDAVLSDFVRSTGAEPGLARDLLEGKNWDLTAALSDYEQLRQVHTANLPHVFNEGRCAKQPERELPQPGHKVERPCLQRQDDIAQAEKRLSRGISHASSAIVSLARSHVASECSNEQFPLEMPIYTFQLPDLSVYSEDFRSFIERDLIEQATMVALEQAGRLNWWSTVCTSCKRLLPLATTGDGNCLLHAASLGMWGFHDRDLVLRKALYTMMRTGAEREALKRRWRWQQTQQNKESGLVYTEEEWEREWTELLKLASSEPRTHFSKNGSGTGGGVDNSEDPVYESLEEFHVFVLAHILRRPIVVVADTMLRDSGGEAFAPIPFGGIYLPLEVPPNRCHCSPLVLAYDQAHFSALVSMEQRDQQREQAVIPLTDSEHKLLPLHFAVDPGKDWEWGKDDNDNARLAHLILSLEAKLNLLHSYMNVTWIRIPSETRAPLAQPESPTASAGEDVQSLAESLDSDRDSVCSNSNSNNGKNGKDKEKEKQRKDKDKTRADSVANKLGSFSKTLGIKLKKNMGGLGGLVHGKMGRANSANGKNGDSAERSKEKKSKSRKGSKEESGASASTSPSEKTTPSPTDKAAGTSPADKGSGPRGDAWKYSTDVKLSLNILRAAMQGERKFIFAGLLLTSHRHQFHEEMIGYYLTSAQERFSAEQEQRRRDAAAAASTTATATATTKRPARRPEAEGTPGPERASPGPPAAPPTQLVLKLKERPSPGSSANARATRAAGGAASPGPGGGARRAGTGTGGPAPGRSPPAPARQSVIHVQAARDEACAPAVGALRPCATYPQQNRSLWSQSYSPARGALRTVNTVESLAPGGADSPGPAEHKSQTYSNGFGAARDGLEFADADAPATRSNAECGRGGPGPAQRRCQRENCAFYGRAETEHFCSYCYREELRRRREARAARP
- the Otud7a gene encoding OTU domain-containing protein 7A isoform X2, producing MVSSLLPNPPSAECWAALLHDPMTLDMDAVLSDFVRSTGAEPGLARDLLEGKNWDLTAALSDYEQLRQVHTANLPHVFNEGRCAKQPERELPQPGHKVERPCLQRQDDIAQEKRLSRGISHASSAIVSLARSHVASECSNEQFPLEMPIYTFQLPDLSVYSEDFRSFIERDLIEQATMVALEQAGRLNWWSTVCTSCKRLLPLATTGDGNCLLHAASLGMWGFHDRDLVLRKALYTMMRTGAEREALKRRWRWQQTQQNKESGLVYTEEEWEREWTELLKLASSEPRTHFSKNGSGTGGGVDNSEDPVYESLEEFHVFVLAHILRRPIVVVADTMLRDSGGEAFAPIPFGGIYLPLEVPPNRCHCSPLVLAYDQAHFSALVSMEQRDQQREQAVIPLTDSEHKLLPLHFAVDPGKDWEWGKDDNDNARLAHLILSLEAKLNLLHSYMNVTWIRIPSETRAPLAQPESPTASAGEDVQSLAESLDSDRDSVCSNSNSNNGKNGKDKEKEKQRKDKDKTRADSVANKLGSFSKTLGIKLKKNMGGLGGLVHGKMGRANSANGKNGDSAERSKEKKSKSRKGSKEESGASASTSPSEKTTPSPTDKAAGTSPADKGSGPRGDAWKYSTDVKLSLNILRAAMQGERKFIFAGLLLTSHRHQFHEEMIGYYLTSAQERFSAEQEQRRRDAAAAASTTATATATTKRPARRPEAEGTPGPERASPGPPAAPPTQLVLKLKERPSPGSSANARATRAAGGAASPGPGGGARRAGTGTGGPAPGRSPPAPARQSVIHVQAARDEACAPAVGALRPCATYPQQNRSLWSQSYSPARGALRTVNTVESLAPGGADSPGPAEHKSQTYSNGFGAARDGLEFADADAPATRSNAECGRGGPGPAQRRCQRENCAFYGRAETEHFCSYCYREELRRRREARAARP